The DNA region CGCTGCCCGACGTGCGAATAGATGCCGTACTTGCGGAACAGTGCGTCCATGCCGAAGGTGCGGGCTTCGTCGGGAACGATAGGGACCACGAGCTTGCCGATCTCCTTGTCGTCCAGCAGGCGCGTGATCATCCGCACCATGGCCATGGTCGTGGCCGCCTCGCGGTCGCCGGTGCCTTTCAGGAACTCGTCAAAGGTCTCCGGCGCCGGCACCGTCACCGGCGGGGCCGGCGCGCGCCTGCGCGGAACAAAACCACCCAGTGCCTCGCGCCGCTCCAGCAGGTACTGCGTCTCCTCCGAGTCCTCCTTCGGGCGATAGAACGGCGCTTCCTCCAGTTCCACGTCGGGAATGGGAATGTCAAAGCGGTCGCGGAAGTGCCGCAGTTCTTCGATGTCCAGCTTCTTCTGCTGGTGCGAAACGTTGCGTCCCTCGCCCGCTTCGCCCAGCCCGTAGCCTTTGATCGTCCGGGCGAGGATGACCGTCGGTCTTCCCTGGTGGTCCACGGCCGCGCGATATGCGGCATGAACCTTGACCGGATCGTGACCGCCAAGGCGCATCTTGCGAATCTGCTCGTCCGTGTAATCTTCGACCAACTTGGTGAGGCGGGGATCCTTGCCGAAAAACCTTTCTCGCGAGTAGGCCCCCGGCTCGACGGTGTATTTCTGCCATTCGCCGTCGATCGTCTCATTCATGCGGTCGACGAGCGCGCCTTCGGTGTCGGCCTCGAACAGCGGGTCCCAGTCCTCCCCCCAGAGCACCTTGACGACATTCCATCCCGCACCGCGGAACGTTCCCTCCAGTTCCTGGATGATGTTTCCGTTTCCGCGGACGGGGCCGTCCAGGCGCTGAAGATTGCAGTTGACCACGAAGATGAGGTTGTCGAGCTGGGCGCGGGATGCCAGGGTGATGGCACCAAGCGCCTCCGGTTCGTCCATTTCGCCGTCGCCGAGAAATGCCCAGACGTGGCAGCCGCTCGTGTCCGCCAGGCCGCGGTCCTGAAGATACTTGTTGAAACGCGCCTGGTAGATGGCCGTCAGCGGACCCAGTCCCATCGAGACCGTGGGAAACTGCCAGAAATCCGGCATCAGCCAGGGGTGCGGATAGGAGGAGAGCCCGCCGCCTTCGGCCCGTTCCCGGCGGAAATTGTGCAGGTAGTGTTTTGATATCCGGCGTTCCAGGTAGGCCCGCGCGTAAATGCCCGGCGACGCATGACCCTGGAAGAAGATCTGGTCGCCGGCGTGATCCTCGGTGCTCGCCCGGAAAAAGTGATTGAAGCCGACTTCATACAGTGTCGCGCTCGACGCATACGTCGAGATGTGCCCGCCGATCCCCGCCGACTTGCGGTTGGCGCGCACGACCATGGCCATCGCGTTCCAGCGCATGAGGCTCTTGATCCGTCGCTCGATGGCTCGATCGCCGGGATACTCCGGCTGCCGTGAAGCGTGGATCGTGTTGACGTAGGGCGTGTTCGCGGTAAAGGGGGCGATCACATCGTGGTGCTTCCCCCAGTCAATCAGCTTTCCCAGCAGGAACCGGGCCCGCTGTCGCCCCGACGTCTCGACGACGGACTTCAGCGACTCGATCCACTCCCGGGTTTCGACGCTGTCGATATCCTGAATCGGTTGTTCGGCCATAGCGGGGCAGCTTACTCCAGGACCTATTCTCTTGCTACGGTCAGCAGCACTGCAACGCGCCGACCTTAAGACGCTGATAAGGCAGTGACAATTTCTGTTTATCCGGGTTGGCCGGAAGGCGCCTGCTCCGCCGCGATACCGGCCGTGCTCCCCACACCCTCCGCCAGCGGCGGCAAAATCCCCTGCGCCGCGTAAATGG from Phycisphaerae bacterium includes:
- the aceE gene encoding pyruvate dehydrogenase (acetyl-transferring), homodimeric type yields the protein MAEQPIQDIDSVETREWIESLKSVVETSGRQRARFLLGKLIDWGKHHDVIAPFTANTPYVNTIHASRQPEYPGDRAIERRIKSLMRWNAMAMVVRANRKSAGIGGHISTYASSATLYEVGFNHFFRASTEDHAGDQIFFQGHASPGIYARAYLERRISKHYLHNFRRERAEGGGLSSYPHPWLMPDFWQFPTVSMGLGPLTAIYQARFNKYLQDRGLADTSGCHVWAFLGDGEMDEPEALGAITLASRAQLDNLIFVVNCNLQRLDGPVRGNGNIIQELEGTFRGAGWNVVKVLWGEDWDPLFEADTEGALVDRMNETIDGEWQKYTVEPGAYSRERFFGKDPRLTKLVEDYTDEQIRKMRLGGHDPVKVHAAYRAAVDHQGRPTVILARTIKGYGLGEAGEGRNVSHQQKKLDIEELRHFRDRFDIPIPDVELEEAPFYRPKEDSEETQYLLERREALGGFVPRRRAPAPPVTVPAPETFDEFLKGTGDREAATTMAMVRMITRLLDDKEIGKLVVPIVPDEARTFGMDALFRKYGIYSHVGQRYEPVDSHLFLYYRESQDGQILEEGITEAGSMASMNAAGTANVTFGINTIPFFLFYSMFGFQRIGDSIWAFADARGRGFLIGCTSGRTTLAGEGLQHQDGHSHVLASTVPNVQCYDPAWAYELAVIVRDGIRRMYHECEPVFYYITVGNEVYTHPPMPEGVEEGILKGLYKFRPHENPGDRPRVHLFGSGAILREALAAQTLLDEKFGVAADVWSATSYHQLRRDALACERWNLLHPDEPAKVPYVIRLLSDEPWPVVATSDYLKLQPDMIARWIPSGLHSLGTDGFGRSEARKELRDLFEIDARYVALAALQALARKGKYDTNKLKEAFKTLELDPNKVDPLEPPGPAIRE